A region of Nostoc edaphicum CCNP1411 DNA encodes the following proteins:
- a CDS encoding tyrosine-type recombinase/integrase: MSDTPYSPRRASPKANDDTGFDSAVESLKKSLSAPIERYFAATEDEQDVIALMLANIRAPSTRREYQKDLRKFFVAMTGIEPNVDSVLEFLHLTEKRAVAVVLKYKAKLLAIGLKEATVNRRLSSIKSLVKFARKLGVCSYTLEDVELEKVKAYRDTTGVDAQSINSVIQLIERSTVHGQRDYALLRLLWENLLRRNEVSQLNIKDFDPHESRLRILGKGQGTNDEWVKLSVATVNAICDWLQVRGNITASSPLFIALDNRSKGHRLTGDGIRKIVVNYFDAAGVKKLMSPHRIRHSGITTLLEATQGDVRKTQKVSRHVKLDVLIQYDDNRKQGQSEMTNLLADMID, from the coding sequence ATGTCTGATACTCCATATTCCCCCAGACGGGCATCCCCAAAAGCAAACGATGATACCGGATTTGACTCGGCGGTAGAGTCATTAAAAAAATCTCTTTCAGCCCCAATTGAGCGGTATTTTGCCGCAACAGAGGATGAACAGGATGTCATTGCTTTGATGCTCGCCAATATTCGCGCACCCAGCACCCGGCGCGAATACCAGAAAGATTTGCGGAAATTTTTTGTGGCGATGACTGGTATTGAGCCGAATGTTGATAGCGTGTTGGAGTTTTTGCACCTGACCGAGAAACGGGCGGTGGCGGTGGTGTTGAAATATAAGGCAAAGCTACTGGCTATTGGGTTGAAAGAAGCAACGGTCAACCGTCGCCTCAGCAGCATTAAATCATTGGTGAAGTTTGCCCGCAAGCTAGGTGTGTGTAGCTACACGCTAGAAGATGTAGAGTTGGAAAAGGTAAAAGCGTATCGAGATACTACCGGGGTGGATGCTCAAAGCATCAACAGTGTAATCCAGCTAATTGAGCGCTCAACTGTTCATGGTCAAAGAGATTATGCGCTATTGCGGCTGTTGTGGGAAAATTTACTGCGACGCAATGAGGTGAGTCAATTAAATATAAAAGACTTCGACCCACACGAAAGCAGATTGCGGATTTTGGGAAAAGGGCAAGGTACGAATGATGAATGGGTAAAACTGTCAGTAGCAACAGTTAATGCTATCTGTGATTGGTTGCAAGTTCGGGGCAATATCACCGCCTCCTCACCCCTATTTATCGCCCTTGATAACCGCAGTAAAGGGCATCGCCTCACTGGGGACGGCATCCGCAAAATTGTTGTCAATTATTTTGATGCAGCTGGTGTAAAAAAGTTAATGTCACCCCACCGCATCCGCCACAGTGGGATTACAACTCTTTTGGAAGCAACCCAAGGGGATGTGCGAAAGACGCAAAAAGTCAGCCGTCATGTCAAGCTGGATGTATTAATCCAGTATGACGATAACCGCAAACAAGGTCAGTCAGAAATGACAAATTTGTTGGCAGATATGATTGACTAA
- a CDS encoding NB-ARC domain-containing protein, with the protein MSRHKPKRNRGVILTREGWQKLQQAKLKGELREKSGSKYTLEEISERAGLTSNTVAKILANQEGVDKRTLVYFFMAFNLELNPQDYSKLNPDLARLQSLKNPKRVDWGEMVDVSVFYGRTDELTLLEQWLIQERCRVVALLGMGGIGKTTLAAKLSQKVQGWFEYVIWRSLYNAPPLFDLLANLIQFFSNEQVLETDLPKTVDGRISQLIEYLQQQRCLLVLDNVETILQAGVCAGCYREGYEDYGLLIKRLGQVMHQSSLVLTSREKPKDVASHEGQALPVRSLQLRGLKEEEGKKIFHLKGLFGAESQEKALIELYSGNPLALKIVATTIQDVFNGDICGFLYQKTSVFGDICAVLEQQFERLSNLERVVMYWLAINRESIPLYNLQEDLTSLVIPHKLLEVLESLIRRSLIDKFQSTLSEKSGFLFTLHSVVMEYVTSKLIQQTYQEIATQDIVLLKYYTLSKAQSKDYIRETQLRLIIKPVIDELFTIFKTPRRLENHLNEILVKLQGESPLEPGYTSGNILNLLRQLKTDLRGYDFSNLSLWQVDMRGVSLPQVNFQNANLSKSVFTKNFSKISAVAFSPNGKILAASDANGKICLWRDFTEGEQLLTCLGHIDWVQAIAFSPNGSILCSGGTDQSVKLWDVNTGECLKTLTEHPDRVRSVAFSPQGEVLASGSDDRAVRLWTIPDSKCYKILREHTNSVLSVVFSPQGKILASASSDKTVKLWNFRTGECLKTLQGHTSSVSSIAFNLDGQTLVSGGDDQTVKLWSISDGKCLRTFQGHSDRVRSVAFAPNGNILASGSDDQTVKLWNFRTGECVKTLQGHTSLIWSVVFSPDGQTLVSGSDDQTVRFWDVSTGQALRNLQGYNNGVWSVAFAPSGQTIISSNNDQTVKLWDVADGKCYKTLRGHPNRVRTVAFSPQGNILASGSYDQLVRLWDSSTCQCCNILQGHTGWVKSVAFAPGGKILASGSDDKTVRLWDVNTGQVLNILEHSHGVWSVAFSPEGNILASGSDDQTVKLWDIHTSECLKILSGHTSWVLSVAFSPEGKTLASSSKDKTVKLWDVSTGECLKTLLGHTSWVLSVAFSPEGKLLASGSVDQTVRLWDVQSGQCIKTLHGHTHWIRSVAFSPDSQTLVSGSEDETVKLWDVLTGECLKTLRNERPYEGMNITGVTGLTQATITSLKVLGAIEN; encoded by the coding sequence ATGAGTCGGCACAAGCCAAAACGAAATCGTGGCGTTATACTCACTCGTGAAGGCTGGCAAAAGCTTCAGCAGGCAAAACTTAAAGGGGAACTTCGAGAAAAATCTGGCTCAAAGTACACTTTAGAAGAAATAAGTGAACGCGCTGGATTAACTTCAAATACAGTTGCAAAGATACTTGCTAACCAAGAAGGGGTTGACAAACGAACGCTTGTTTATTTCTTCATGGCGTTTAACTTAGAGCTAAATCCCCAGGACTATTCCAAGTTAAATCCTGATTTGGCGAGACTTCAAAGCTTGAAGAACCCCAAGCGCGTTGATTGGGGAGAAATGGTGGATGTATCTGTTTTCTATGGACGCACAGATGAACTTACTCTACTAGAGCAATGGCTGATCCAGGAACGCTGTCGAGTAGTGGCGCTGTTAGGAATGGGAGGAATTGGTAAAACAACTCTTGCTGCCAAGTTATCACAAAAGGTTCAAGGATGGTTTGAGTACGTTATCTGGCGATCGCTCTACAATGCTCCCCCACTTTTTGACCTGCTGGCAAATTTAATTCAATTTTTCTCTAATGAGCAAGTTTTAGAAACTGACTTACCAAAAACTGTAGATGGTAGGATATCACAACTAATTGAATATTTGCAACAACAGCGCTGTCTGCTCGTATTAGATAATGTAGAGACTATTTTGCAAGCAGGCGTTTGTGCTGGATGCTATCGAGAAGGCTATGAGGATTATGGCTTACTAATCAAACGGTTGGGACAAGTTATGCATCAAAGCTCCTTGGTGCTGACTTCACGCGAAAAACCTAAAGACGTGGCATCACACGAAGGACAAGCACTACCTGTTCGTTCATTACAACTGAGGGGTCTGAAAGAGGAAGAAGGAAAAAAAATTTTTCACCTCAAAGGTCTGTTTGGAGCAGAATCCCAAGAGAAAGCACTGATTGAGCTTTATTCTGGTAATCCATTGGCTTTGAAGATAGTTGCAACGACTATTCAAGATGTCTTTAATGGTGATATTTGTGGGTTTTTGTACCAAAAAACATCTGTTTTTGGCGATATCTGTGCTGTTTTAGAGCAGCAGTTTGAGCGTTTATCTAATTTAGAGCGTGTGGTTATGTACTGGCTGGCAATTAATCGTGAGTCAATTCCACTCTACAATTTGCAAGAAGATTTAACTTCATTAGTAATACCACACAAGTTATTAGAAGTTCTAGAGTCTTTGATCAGGCGAAGTCTCATCGACAAATTTCAGTCAACGCTAAGTGAAAAAAGTGGTTTCCTCTTCACATTACACTCCGTAGTAATGGAGTATGTGACTAGCAAATTAATTCAGCAAACTTATCAAGAAATTGCAACTCAGGATATTGTGCTTCTTAAGTATTATACTTTGAGTAAAGCTCAGTCCAAAGACTACATTAGAGAAACTCAATTACGCTTAATAATTAAGCCAGTTATAGATGAACTTTTCACTATTTTTAAAACCCCAAGAAGACTAGAAAATCATTTAAATGAAATTTTAGTCAAGCTGCAAGGAGAATCTCCACTGGAACCTGGGTATACAAGCGGAAATATTCTCAACTTGCTTCGTCAGTTAAAGACAGATTTAAGAGGTTATGATTTTTCTAACCTAAGCCTTTGGCAAGTAGATATGCGGGGTGTAAGTTTACCTCAAGTCAATTTCCAAAACGCTAATTTATCTAAATCGGTTTTTACTAAAAATTTCAGTAAAATTTCTGCGGTAGCATTCAGCCCCAACGGAAAAATTTTAGCGGCGAGTGACGCAAATGGCAAGATTTGCTTGTGGCGAGACTTTACTGAGGGCGAACAACTTTTGACCTGTCTAGGACACATTGATTGGGTTCAAGCGATCGCCTTCAGTCCAAATGGTAGCATTCTTTGCAGTGGAGGTACTGACCAGAGTGTGAAATTGTGGGATGTCAACACAGGTGAATGTCTAAAAACTTTAACAGAACATCCTGATCGGGTACGATCTGTTGCTTTCAGCCCTCAAGGTGAAGTTCTAGCTTCTGGCAGCGATGATCGGGCAGTGCGTTTGTGGACTATTCCGGATAGTAAGTGTTATAAAATTTTACGAGAACATACTAATTCGGTATTATCTGTAGTTTTTAGTCCTCAAGGTAAAATTTTAGCCAGTGCTAGCAGTGATAAAACCGTGAAGCTCTGGAATTTCCGCACAGGAGAATGCCTCAAAACTTTGCAGGGACACACTAGTTCGGTTTCCTCAATTGCTTTCAATCTGGATGGTCAAACCTTGGTTAGTGGTGGTGATGACCAAACTGTGAAACTCTGGAGTATCTCAGATGGGAAGTGCCTGAGAACTTTCCAGGGACATAGTGACAGGGTTAGGTCAGTCGCCTTTGCTCCTAATGGTAATATTCTGGCTAGCGGTAGTGATGACCAAACTGTGAAGCTATGGAATTTCCGCACAGGAGAATGCGTTAAAACATTGCAGGGACACACAAGTTTGATCTGGTCTGTTGTTTTCAGTCCAGATGGTCAAACTTTGGTCAGTGGTAGTGATGACCAAACTGTGAGGTTTTGGGATGTTAGCACTGGTCAAGCCTTAAGAAACTTGCAGGGCTACAATAATGGGGTGTGGTCTGTTGCCTTTGCTCCTAGTGGCCAGACCATAATTAGCAGCAATAATGACCAAACCGTAAAGCTCTGGGATGTCGCGGATGGGAAGTGCTACAAAACTTTGCGAGGACACCCTAATCGAGTCAGAACCGTTGCCTTTAGTCCTCAAGGTAATATCTTGGCAAGTGGCAGTTACGATCAACTTGTGAGGCTGTGGGATAGCAGCACCTGCCAATGTTGCAACATCTTACAAGGACATACTGGCTGGGTAAAGTCAGTTGCTTTTGCTCCTGGAGGTAAAATTCTCGCCAGTGGCAGTGATGACAAAACTGTAAGGCTTTGGGATGTCAACACTGGTCAAGTTTTGAATATTTTGGAACATAGTCATGGGGTATGGTCGGTTGCTTTCAGTCCTGAAGGTAATATCCTGGCCAGTGGCAGTGATGATCAAACAGTCAAGCTCTGGGACATTCACACAAGTGAATGTCTCAAAATTTTGTCGGGACATACAAGTTGGGTATTGTCCGTCGCTTTCAGTCCTGAAGGTAAGACCTTAGCCAGTAGCAGTAAAGATAAAACTGTGAAGCTTTGGGATGTTAGCACAGGTGAATGTCTCAAAACTTTGTTAGGACACACAAGCTGGGTATTGTCCGTTGCTTTTAGTCCTGAAGGTAAACTTCTGGCTAGTGGGAGTGTAGATCAAACGGTAAGGTTGTGGGATGTCCAATCCGGTCAATGTATCAAAACTTTGCATGGTCATACCCATTGGATAAGATCAGTTGCCTTTAGTCCAGATAGTCAAACTCTGGTAAGTGGCAGCGAAGATGAAACGGTAAAGTTGTGGGATGTTTTGACGGGTGAATGCCTAAAAACTTTAAGAAACGAAAGACCTTATGAGGGAATGAACATTACTGGTGTTACAGGTTTAACCCAAGCAACTATTACTTCTTTGAAAGTTTTGGGAGCAATCGAGAATTGA
- a CDS encoding ribbon-helix-helix protein, CopG family: MTMARKNAANLTIQFSLEEKIILEEYCEKMQRTKSDVIREMVRTLKKYLDSSQSL; this comes from the coding sequence ATGACAATGGCTAGAAAAAATGCTGCTAATTTAACAATTCAATTTTCGCTAGAGGAGAAAATAATCTTGGAGGAATATTGTGAGAAAATGCAGCGAACAAAGAGCGATGTAATTCGAGAGATGGTACGCACACTTAAAAAATACTTAGACAGTAGCCAAAGTCTTTAG